The Planctomycetota bacterium genome includes a window with the following:
- a CDS encoding glycosyltransferase has product MTQPAPEYSIVVPAWNEEAVLPQTLGQLRAAAEGIGRPFEIIVVDDASTDRTAEIARAAGACVVRVEKRQIAAVRNAGARACSAPYLVFCDADTFVPETVLRHALIEMDEGAVGGGSHVAFDSRGTLLAEAFFAVFKVVWYMNKFAAGCFFFARRIDFEAVGGFDETWFASEEYWLSLALQKRGRFVLVPVEVISSARKQRSMGGVQLMWTIAKLAFGKRKKLQNREKLPLWYDGTREGKPLDV; this is encoded by the coding sequence ATGACGCAGCCCGCGCCTGAATACTCGATCGTCGTGCCGGCGTGGAACGAGGAGGCGGTGCTGCCGCAGACGCTCGGGCAGCTGCGGGCCGCCGCCGAGGGCATCGGCCGCCCCTTCGAGATCATCGTCGTCGACGACGCCAGCACCGACCGCACCGCGGAGATCGCCCGCGCCGCGGGCGCCTGCGTGGTGCGGGTGGAGAAGCGGCAGATCGCCGCGGTGCGCAACGCCGGCGCCCGCGCCTGCTCGGCGCCCTACCTGGTCTTCTGCGACGCGGACACTTTTGTTCCCGAAACGGTGTTGCGTCACGCGCTGATCGAGATGGACGAAGGCGCCGTCGGCGGCGGATCGCATGTGGCCTTCGACAGCCGCGGCACGCTGCTCGCCGAGGCGTTCTTCGCGGTGTTCAAAGTCGTCTGGTACATGAACAAGTTCGCGGCGGGATGCTTCTTCTTTGCGCGGCGCATTGACTTCGAGGCGGTCGGCGGCTTCGACGAGACCTGGTTCGCCAGCGAGGAGTACTGGCTCAGCCTGGCCCTGCAGAAGCGCGGGCGCTTCGTGCTGGTGCCCGTGGAGGTCATCAGCAGCGCCCGCAAACAGCGCTCCATGGGGGGAGTCCAGTTGATGTGGACCATCGCGAAACTCGCCTTTGGCAAGCGCAAAAAACTGCAGAATCGCGAGAAACTTCCCTTGTGGTACGACGGCACGCGCGAAGGCAAGCCGCTGGACGTCTAA
- a CDS encoding GntR family transcriptional regulator → MAAIGKRNLLGVVRETNSGLYLDGEELGEILLPGRYVPRHLAAGEKLDVFIYRDSEDRLVATTEKPLAEVGEFACLKVKEINPQIGAFLEWGLAKDLLLPFNEQGGPVQIGQRIAVAVCVDPETDRIMASARLNRHLSRDEPAYAPNQPVRILITGETPLGYNAIVENAHRGLLYYSNLPAPLTIGQRMFAFIRLVRPDGKIDLSIDAAGYERVEPLTELIIEALRHAGGRLNCDDDSSPEEIREQFGVSKKAFKQALGKLFRERRIAFEKPGIQLVDAPAS, encoded by the coding sequence ATGGCCGCCATCGGAAAACGAAATCTGCTCGGCGTGGTGCGTGAAACCAACTCGGGCCTCTATCTGGACGGCGAGGAGCTGGGTGAAATCCTCCTTCCCGGTCGTTATGTGCCGCGCCATCTTGCCGCCGGGGAGAAGTTGGATGTTTTTATCTACCGCGACTCCGAGGATCGTCTGGTCGCCACCACCGAGAAGCCGCTGGCCGAGGTGGGCGAATTCGCCTGCCTGAAGGTGAAGGAGATCAACCCGCAGATCGGCGCCTTCCTGGAGTGGGGGCTTGCCAAGGATTTGCTGCTGCCCTTCAACGAGCAAGGCGGGCCGGTGCAGATCGGGCAGCGGATCGCCGTCGCGGTGTGTGTGGATCCGGAGACGGATCGAATCATGGCCAGCGCCCGACTCAACCGCCACCTGAGCCGGGATGAACCCGCATACGCGCCGAATCAGCCGGTGCGCATCCTGATCACCGGGGAGACGCCGCTGGGCTACAACGCGATCGTCGAGAATGCGCATCGAGGGCTGCTCTATTACAGCAATCTTCCGGCGCCACTGACGATTGGGCAGCGCATGTTCGCTTTCATACGGCTGGTGCGACCCGACGGGAAGATCGATCTCTCGATCGACGCCGCCGGCTACGAGCGCGTGGAGCCGCTGACCGAGCTGATCATCGAGGCGCTGCGGCATGCGGGCGGGCGGTTGAATTGCGACGACGACAGCTCGCCCGAGGAGATCCGCGAGCAGTTCGGGGTGAGCAAGAAGGCTTTCAAGCAGGCGCTGGGCAAGCTGTTCCGGGAACGGCGGATCGCCTTCGAGAAGCCCGGCATTCAATTGGTGGACGCGCCGGCGAGTTAG
- a CDS encoding OsmC family protein, whose amino-acid sequence MAVTISCEYLGDLRVRSVHGPSKTELITDAPTDNHGKGESFSPTDLAATALATCYATIMGIQAQTLGIELKGMKIEIEKHMTAKPPRRIARLAMAIRMPAGISPTHQDRLKLAAAGCPVHASLHPDVAVETVWTWG is encoded by the coding sequence ATGGCCGTCACAATCTCCTGCGAATATCTTGGTGACTTGCGCGTGCGCTCGGTGCACGGGCCATCCAAGACCGAGCTGATCACCGACGCGCCGACGGACAACCACGGCAAGGGCGAATCATTTTCCCCGACCGACCTGGCCGCCACCGCGCTGGCCACCTGCTACGCCACCATCATGGGCATCCAGGCGCAGACTCTGGGCATCGAGCTCAAGGGCATGAAGATCGAGATCGAGAAGCACATGACCGCGAAGCCGCCCCGGCGCATCGCGCGGCTGGCGATGGCCATTCGCATGCCGGCCGGAATTTCGCCGACCCACCAGGACCGGCTCAAGCTGGCCGCGGCCGGGTGCCCGGTGCATGCCTCGCTCCACCCCGATGTTGCGGTGGAAACGGTCTGGACCTGGGGTTGA
- a CDS encoding pseudouridine synthase has protein sequence MTSPLPTRDGVGASCVVLPSSPDLRLSNPSGVDSNWRSKSCATIADFLMRHFPDIAAEEWLRRISNGLVVDEHGAAVTADRVFEPHLRIYYYRSLEAETRIPFEEEILFQDDQLVAVDKPHFLPVIPSGRYLQETLLVRLKRRLGLDTLVPIHRIDRGTAGVVVFSVRPESRGKYQRLFATREVRKNYEAVGSINPELRLPLTHRSCLVKDDCFMRMKEVEGAANSETRVEWVANCGKAARDASTPDGASRERLACYRLSPVTGRKHQLRVHCAAMGIPIANDAIYPEFLPELAEGAEEDFSRPLQLLARSVEFRDPVTGETRSFTSRRRLALWTH, from the coding sequence ATGACTTCGCCCCTTCCGACGCGCGACGGGGTTGGCGCAAGTTGTGTGGTCCTGCCGAGTTCGCCCGATCTGCGCCTTTCGAACCCATCCGGCGTTGATTCGAATTGGCGATCAAAATCATGCGCGACCATCGCGGACTTTCTCATGCGGCATTTTCCCGACATCGCCGCCGAGGAATGGTTGCGCCGCATCTCGAACGGGCTCGTCGTGGACGAGCATGGCGCGGCGGTGACAGCGGATCGCGTCTTCGAGCCGCACCTGCGGATCTACTACTACCGGTCGCTTGAGGCGGAAACACGCATTCCGTTTGAGGAGGAGATCCTTTTCCAGGACGACCAGTTGGTCGCCGTCGACAAGCCGCACTTCCTGCCGGTGATCCCGTCGGGTCGCTACCTGCAAGAGACGCTGTTGGTGCGGCTCAAGCGCAGGCTGGGCCTGGACACGCTGGTGCCGATCCACCGCATTGACCGCGGCACCGCCGGCGTGGTGGTCTTCTCGGTGCGGCCGGAGTCCCGCGGCAAATATCAGCGGCTCTTCGCGACGCGCGAGGTGCGAAAGAACTATGAGGCGGTTGGCTCGATCAACCCGGAGCTGCGCCTGCCGCTGACGCATCGAAGCTGCCTGGTCAAGGATGATTGCTTCATGCGCATGAAGGAAGTCGAGGGCGCCGCGAACTCGGAGACGCGTGTCGAGTGGGTCGCCAACTGTGGCAAAGCGGCTCGTGATGCTTCGACTCCTGATGGCGCAAGTCGAGAAAGGCTGGCGTGCTACCGCCTCTCCCCCGTCACCGGCCGCAAGCACCAATTGCGCGTGCATTGCGCGGCGATGGGAATCCCGATCGCGAATGACGCGATCTATCCGGAGTTCCTGCCCGAGCTCGCGGAAGGCGCGGAGGAAGATTTTTCCCGGCCCCTGCAACTGCTCGCCCGCAGCGTGGAATTTCGCGATCCCGTCACCGGTGAGACGCGGAGCTTCACGAGTCGGCGCCGGCTTGCACTCTGGACGCATTGA
- a CDS encoding thymidine kinase, translating to MAKSKLKKPPGRLELICGPMFAGKTTELIRRLAAARAEQPLTVAIKPVRDTRYALEELVTHAGERVCAVATPSAAEIPVAVGNAMVIGIDEAHFFGPELTEVCVKLVESGRRVIVSGLEFDHRGDVFEPFPGLLTKADETTRLTAICTLCGGEAIHSQRLVASDERIAVGGVGDYEPRCAQCFKPGSHS from the coding sequence GTGGCAAAGTCGAAGCTCAAGAAACCGCCAGGCCGTCTTGAATTGATCTGCGGACCGATGTTCGCCGGCAAGACCACCGAGCTGATCCGCAGGCTTGCAGCGGCGCGGGCCGAGCAGCCGCTCACCGTGGCCATCAAGCCGGTCCGTGACACGCGCTACGCATTGGAGGAGCTGGTCACGCACGCGGGAGAGCGCGTCTGCGCCGTCGCGACACCCAGCGCCGCGGAAATTCCCGTGGCCGTCGGCAACGCCATGGTCATCGGCATCGACGAGGCGCATTTCTTCGGACCCGAGCTGACCGAGGTGTGCGTGAAGCTTGTCGAATCGGGCCGTCGCGTGATCGTGTCGGGGCTTGAGTTCGATCATCGAGGCGATGTCTTCGAGCCCTTTCCGGGTCTGCTGACCAAGGCCGATGAGACCACGCGGCTCACCGCCATCTGCACCCTGTGCGGCGGCGAGGCGATTCACAGCCAGCGTCTGGTCGCCAGTGACGAGCGCATTGCCGTGGGTGGCGTGGGCGACTATGAGCCGAGGTGCGCCCAGTGCTTCAAGCCTGGGTCACACAGCTGA
- a CDS encoding AAA family ATPase, whose protein sequence is MSGTRHEPELIDWRDAQRRILEMASASASDRVVIGITGPVGAGKSTLAGMLSECVVSTDHYFPNYDETPTHLRDLPESSDLPRLASDLAALRRGESASIPVWSFVSHAREGFRRVEPAGTIVCEGLHALHELPRRHIDIAIYVDAPAAIRWSRWEALERSGVRQLGVEAARQFFHEFAEPIYERFRHGYRSAAHLVVVNDQQK, encoded by the coding sequence ATGAGTGGCACTCGCCATGAGCCCGAGTTGATCGATTGGCGCGACGCGCAGCGGCGCATCCTGGAGATGGCCTCCGCTTCCGCCAGCGACCGCGTGGTCATCGGCATCACCGGTCCGGTCGGCGCCGGCAAGAGCACGCTCGCCGGGATGCTCTCCGAGTGCGTCGTCAGCACAGATCACTATTTCCCCAATTACGACGAGACGCCCACGCATCTGCGCGACCTGCCGGAGTCATCCGATCTGCCGCGGCTGGCCAGCGATCTGGCGGCGCTGCGGCGCGGCGAGTCGGCGTCCATTCCAGTGTGGTCGTTCGTGTCGCATGCGCGGGAGGGATTCCGCCGCGTGGAGCCCGCGGGCACCATCGTCTGCGAGGGGCTGCACGCCCTGCATGAATTGCCGCGGCGGCACATCGACATCGCCATCTATGTGGATGCGCCCGCGGCCATCCGCTGGAGCCGCTGGGAGGCGCTGGAGCGCTCGGGCGTGCGGCAGCTTGGCGTGGAGGCGGCGCGGCAGTTCTTCCACGAGTTCGCCGAGCCGATCTACGAGCGCTTCCGCCACGGATACCGCTCCGCGGCGCACCTGGTCGTCGTCAACGATCAGCAGAAATAA
- a CDS encoding NupC/NupG family nucleoside CNT transporter produces MPHFTGLLGVGVLLLIAYALSTNRNRINVRTVLSGVAIQFVIAYLFLSFPPVVRIFDYFAAGVTKVISFADQGTVFIFGKAADASGPWGFIFAVKVLPIIIFFASLMAVLYHLGVMQRLVAVLAWIIRRALNVTGVEALSASANIFVGQTEAPLTVKPFIATMTRSQIMAVMTVGFATIAGSVMAAYIVMLGGEDNAARIVMAKHLMTASVMSAPAGLVMAKIMLPETEIPRDETLDSLRTIPRTTCNVMDAAAEGATDGLKLALNVAAMLVAFVALLALLNYPLTALSEIDSIASWRAAHGIPVLTFQNILGYVFTPLAWCMGVGSEDARKVGSLMGEQVIATEFVAYVDLSTSLREGTIGFRAAEITTYALCGFANLPSIAIQIGGLSAMAPQRRGDFAQLGLRAMTAGALACWMTGAIASMFIKG; encoded by the coding sequence ATGCCGCATTTCACCGGACTTCTGGGCGTTGGCGTGCTGCTGCTGATCGCGTACGCCCTCTCCACCAACCGCAACCGAATCAACGTGCGGACGGTGCTTTCCGGCGTGGCAATCCAGTTCGTGATCGCCTATCTCTTCCTGAGCTTTCCCCCGGTGGTCCGCATCTTCGACTACTTCGCCGCCGGCGTGACCAAGGTGATCTCCTTCGCCGACCAGGGCACAGTCTTCATTTTCGGCAAGGCGGCCGACGCCAGCGGCCCGTGGGGATTCATCTTCGCGGTGAAGGTGCTGCCCATCATCATTTTCTTCGCCTCGCTGATGGCGGTGCTCTACCACCTGGGCGTGATGCAGCGGCTGGTGGCGGTGCTGGCGTGGATCATCCGCCGCGCGCTCAACGTGACCGGCGTGGAGGCGCTCTCCGCCTCGGCAAACATCTTCGTGGGGCAGACCGAAGCGCCGCTGACGGTGAAGCCATTCATCGCCACCATGACGCGCTCGCAGATCATGGCGGTCATGACGGTGGGCTTCGCCACCATCGCCGGCAGCGTGATGGCCGCCTACATCGTGATGCTCGGCGGCGAGGACAACGCGGCGCGGATCGTGATGGCCAAGCACCTGATGACTGCCAGCGTGATGTCGGCGCCGGCCGGCCTGGTGATGGCCAAGATCATGCTGCCGGAGACGGAGATTCCCCGCGACGAGACGCTCGACTCGCTGCGCACGATTCCGCGGACCACCTGCAACGTCATGGACGCCGCCGCCGAGGGCGCGACCGACGGACTGAAGCTGGCCCTGAATGTGGCGGCGATGCTGGTGGCATTCGTGGCCCTGCTGGCCCTGCTGAACTATCCGCTGACAGCGCTGAGTGAAATTGACTCGATCGCCTCGTGGCGGGCGGCCCACGGCATTCCGGTGCTGACCTTCCAGAACATTCTCGGCTACGTCTTCACGCCGCTGGCCTGGTGCATGGGTGTGGGCTCCGAGGACGCCCGCAAGGTCGGCTCGCTCATGGGCGAGCAGGTGATCGCGACGGAGTTCGTGGCCTATGTCGACCTGAGCACATCACTGCGCGAGGGCACTATCGGCTTCCGCGCCGCGGAGATCACCACCTACGCCCTGTGCGGCTTCGCGAATCTGCCGTCGATCGCGATCCAGATCGGCGGGCTCAGCGCCATGGCGCCGCAGCGACGCGGCGACTTCGCCCAGCTCGGACTCCGCGCCATGACCGCCGGCGCGCTGGCCTGCTGGATGACCGGGGCGATCGCGAGCATGTTCATCAAGGGGTGA
- a CDS encoding ABC transporter ATP-binding protein/permease, producing MKHNTLAKIWSLLSAQQRKSAVALLGLMLAGMVLETLGVGLVIPVMAIITDENLTKSYPRLQPALDFLGNPEQKTLIVWAMLSLVAIYIVKTGFLAFLVWKQSRFAFGVQASISQRLFTTYLRQPYMFHLQRNSATLIQNATQEVSQFTFGAILPGMGLITELLVLIGLAALLVAAEPVGAVAVVVTLGGAALVFHKVTRLKVTSWGVARQLHDRQRLQHLQQGLGGAKDVKLLGRESDFLSQFKTHSDRTAHIGQRMQTLNQLPRLWIEMLAIVGLATIVLIMVAQGKSIGTIAPTLGLFTAAAFRLMPSMTRLLSYTQSIRHGLPTTNTLCAELALAAPAPPLLPAGSAAPWKEIQLRDVSFTYPGTPAPSLSRLTLSIQRGETVGFVGPSGSGKSTLVDVVLGLLTPGAGQVLLDAEDIQKNLRAWQNQIGYVPQSIYLTDDTLRRNVAFGLPNDTIDDAAVARALKSAQLEEFVAALPEMAQTIVGERGVRLSGGQRQRIGIARALYHDPAVLVLDEATSALDTPTEQGVMEAITALHGTKTILIVAHRMSTVEHCDRLFRLEGGALTRPALKTEASPNR from the coding sequence ATGAAGCACAACACCCTCGCCAAGATCTGGTCGCTGCTTTCTGCGCAACAGCGCAAGAGCGCGGTCGCCCTGCTGGGACTGATGCTCGCCGGCATGGTGCTGGAAACGCTGGGTGTGGGTCTGGTCATCCCTGTCATGGCGATCATCACCGACGAGAACCTGACCAAGAGCTATCCGCGCCTCCAGCCCGCGCTGGATTTTCTGGGCAATCCCGAACAGAAGACGCTGATCGTCTGGGCCATGCTCTCGCTGGTGGCGATCTACATCGTGAAGACCGGGTTCCTGGCCTTCCTGGTGTGGAAGCAGAGCCGCTTCGCTTTCGGCGTGCAGGCGAGCATCTCCCAGCGCCTCTTCACCACCTATCTGCGCCAGCCCTACATGTTCCATCTGCAGCGCAACTCCGCCACGCTCATTCAGAACGCCACCCAGGAAGTCAGCCAGTTCACTTTCGGCGCGATCCTTCCCGGCATGGGGCTCATCACGGAACTGCTTGTGCTGATCGGACTGGCCGCGCTGCTGGTCGCGGCTGAGCCGGTCGGCGCCGTCGCGGTGGTGGTCACGCTGGGCGGCGCCGCGCTGGTCTTTCACAAGGTGACGCGGCTCAAGGTGACCAGCTGGGGAGTCGCCCGCCAGCTGCATGACCGGCAGCGCCTTCAGCATTTGCAGCAGGGACTCGGCGGCGCCAAGGATGTGAAGCTGCTCGGGCGCGAATCCGACTTTCTCAGCCAGTTCAAGACCCACAGCGACCGCACCGCGCACATCGGCCAGCGCATGCAGACGCTGAACCAGCTCCCGCGCCTCTGGATCGAGATGCTGGCGATCGTCGGGCTGGCGACGATCGTGCTCATCATGGTCGCGCAGGGCAAGTCCATCGGCACCATCGCGCCGACGCTGGGCCTTTTCACCGCGGCGGCATTTCGGCTGATGCCCTCGATGACCCGCCTGCTCAGCTACACGCAGTCCATTCGCCACGGACTTCCCACCACCAACACGCTCTGCGCGGAGTTGGCCCTGGCGGCGCCGGCTCCCCCGCTGCTTCCAGCAGGCTCCGCCGCGCCGTGGAAGGAGATCCAATTGCGCGACGTCTCCTTCACGTATCCGGGCACCCCCGCGCCATCGCTGAGCCGCCTCACGCTTTCCATTCAGCGCGGCGAGACTGTGGGATTCGTCGGCCCCAGCGGCTCGGGCAAGAGCACGCTGGTTGATGTGGTGCTGGGGCTACTCACGCCAGGAGCCGGCCAGGTGCTCTTGGACGCGGAAGACATCCAGAAGAATCTGCGCGCCTGGCAGAACCAGATCGGCTACGTGCCGCAGTCGATCTACCTCACCGACGACACGCTGCGGCGCAATGTCGCCTTCGGCCTGCCCAATGACACGATCGACGACGCGGCGGTGGCCCGCGCCCTGAAGTCCGCGCAGCTGGAGGAGTTCGTCGCCGCGCTGCCGGAGATGGCGCAGACGATCGTGGGCGAGCGCGGCGTGCGCCTCTCGGGCGGCCAGCGCCAGCGCATCGGCATCGCCCGCGCCCTCTACCACGATCCCGCCGTGCTGGTGCTGGACGAGGCGACCAGCGCGCTGGACACGCCGACGGAACAGGGCGTGATGGAGGCGATCACCGCGCTGCACGGCACCAAGACCATCCTGATCGTCGCCCACCGCATGAGCACGGTCGAGCATTGCGACCGCCTTTTCCGCCTTGAGGGCGGCGCCCTGACCCGGCCCGCGCTGAAAACCGAGGCCTCGCCGAACCGCTAA
- the pseB gene encoding UDP-N-acetylglucosamine 4,6-dehydratase (inverting): MLENSSILITGGTGSFGNTFVPMTLAKYNPKRLVIFSRDEMKQWDMAMKYSDDKRVRFFIGDVRDKDRLARALDGIDYVVHAAATKIVPTAEYNPFECVKTNIIGAMNMIDVCIDRGIKRIVALSTDKASNPINLYGATKLASDKLFVAGNSYAGLHDTRFSVVRYGNVMGSRGSVIPFFMSLAHTGTLPITDPRMTRFMITLEQGVELVWHAFEDMRGGEIYVKKIPSMTITDIARAVAPQAKHKIIGIRPGEKIHEQMIGFEDAPHTFEFKDHFKILPAIHDCSSDPARIKGGTKVKEDFIYSSDNNPDFMPVATLQKWIEASRLKEHAV; this comes from the coding sequence ATGCTCGAGAACTCCTCCATTCTGATCACCGGCGGCACCGGCTCCTTCGGCAACACCTTCGTGCCGATGACTCTGGCCAAGTACAACCCCAAGCGGCTGGTGATTTTCTCCCGCGACGAGATGAAGCAGTGGGACATGGCGATGAAGTACAGCGACGACAAGCGGGTGCGCTTCTTCATCGGCGATGTGCGCGACAAGGACCGCCTGGCCCGCGCCCTGGACGGCATCGACTACGTGGTGCACGCGGCCGCGACCAAGATCGTGCCGACCGCCGAGTACAACCCCTTCGAGTGCGTGAAGACCAACATCATCGGCGCCATGAACATGATCGATGTCTGCATCGACCGCGGCATCAAGCGGATCGTGGCCCTCAGCACCGACAAGGCCAGCAACCCGATCAACCTCTACGGCGCCACCAAGCTCGCCTCCGACAAGCTCTTCGTGGCGGGCAATTCCTACGCCGGCCTGCACGACACGCGCTTCTCGGTGGTGCGCTACGGCAACGTCATGGGCTCGCGCGGCTCGGTGATCCCCTTCTTCATGTCGCTGGCCCACACCGGCACGCTGCCGATCACCGACCCGCGCATGACCCGCTTCATGATCACGCTGGAGCAGGGCGTGGAGCTGGTCTGGCACGCCTTCGAGGACATGCGCGGCGGCGAGATCTACGTCAAGAAGATCCCCTCGATGACCATCACCGACATCGCCCGGGCGGTCGCGCCGCAGGCCAAGCACAAGATCATTGGCATCCGCCCCGGCGAGAAGATCCACGAGCAGATGATCGGGTTCGAGGACGCCCCGCACACCTTTGAGTTCAAGGACCACTTCAAGATTCTGCCCGCCATTCACGACTGCTCCAGTGATCCGGCGCGAATCAAGGGTGGCACGAAGGTCAAGGAAGACTTCATCTACTCCTCGGACAACAATCCCGACTTCATGCCGGTGGCGACGCTGCAGAAGTGGATCGAGGCGAGCCGCCTGAAGGAACATGCGGTCTAG
- a CDS encoding NAD(P)-dependent oxidoreductase yields the protein MAKKILITGGSGLLALNWAAAMRDRCAVTLGLHSRRVDMPGAACRSLDLESVDALAATLESIGPDLVVHAAGMTNVEQCEASPDQAHRANVVLAENVAAACSKLGIALAHISTDHLFAGDEAMIEESHPVAPLNVYGKTKAEAEQRVLRRHPSALVVRTNFYGWGPAHRRSFSDVIIDALRAAKPVRLFHDVHYTPILIETLALAVHDLIEGGASGIVHVVGDERVSKYHFGIRVAEAFDFDPRLIHPIAIADIPGLITRPKDMSLSNRLACRTIGRPLGNLQEHLCLLRQQSSHPLRNPQVQA from the coding sequence GTGGCTAAGAAAATTCTCATCACCGGCGGCTCGGGGCTCCTGGCATTGAACTGGGCGGCGGCGATGCGAGATCGCTGCGCGGTCACGCTGGGTCTGCATTCGCGCCGGGTGGACATGCCGGGAGCCGCCTGCCGCTCGCTGGATCTTGAATCGGTTGACGCGCTGGCCGCGACGCTGGAAAGCATCGGGCCCGACCTGGTCGTGCACGCCGCGGGCATGACCAACGTGGAGCAATGCGAGGCGAGTCCGGATCAGGCGCACCGCGCCAATGTCGTGCTGGCCGAGAATGTCGCCGCGGCCTGCTCCAAGCTGGGCATCGCCCTGGCGCACATCTCGACCGACCATCTCTTCGCCGGCGACGAGGCGATGATCGAGGAGAGCCATCCCGTGGCGCCGCTGAATGTCTATGGAAAGACCAAGGCCGAAGCCGAGCAGCGCGTGCTGCGGCGGCACCCGAGCGCGCTGGTGGTGCGCACCAACTTCTACGGGTGGGGCCCCGCCCACCGCCGCTCTTTCAGCGATGTCATCATCGACGCGCTGCGGGCCGCGAAGCCGGTCCGGCTCTTTCATGACGTGCACTACACGCCGATCCTGATCGAGACCCTGGCCCTCGCGGTGCACGACCTGATCGAGGGCGGCGCGTCGGGCATCGTGCATGTCGTTGGCGACGAGCGCGTTTCGAAGTACCATTTTGGAATCAGGGTGGCGGAGGCGTTTGATTTCGACCCGCGTCTGATCCATCCGATTGCCATTGCCGACATTCCAGGACTGATCACTCGTCCCAAAGACATGAGCTTGTCAAACCGACTTGCCTGCCGAACCATTGGACGGCCGCTCGGAAACCTTCAGGAGCACCTATGCCTACTTCGCCAGCAATCCAGCCACCCACTTCGAAATCCGCAGGTGCAGGCGTGA
- the pseC gene encoding UDP-4-amino-4,6-dideoxy-N-acetyl-beta-L-altrosamine transaminase produces MIPYGRHHVDEADIQAVVDVLRGRALTQGPMVDAFEKAIADFVGAKYAVAMSSATAGLHLAALAAGVGPGKTLITSPITFVASANAGVYCGGQIAFADIDPATVNMCPASLQEAVSKHTNVRAVIPVHFAGLPCDMPAIKKAADSGGAVVIEDAAHALGATYPGGKRVGCCSHSLMTVFSFHPVKAIAAGEGGMITTNDEPTYRKLLRLRSHGINKANDPLQLPDQSLTAGEPNLWYYEMQELGFHYRITDIQCALGLSQFKKLERFLARRRELVAAYDRDFAGMKTCAPAQRTGRELSGHHLYVLRADFAAAGTTRPRVMAALKSRGIGTQVHYIPVPAHPFYQRMGLKPADYPRSQEYYRSALSIPLFYDLTNAQQKQVVEAVRELLP; encoded by the coding sequence GTGATTCCCTACGGCCGGCATCACGTGGACGAGGCGGATATCCAGGCGGTGGTCGATGTGCTTCGGGGCCGCGCGCTGACCCAGGGCCCGATGGTTGACGCTTTTGAGAAGGCGATCGCGGACTTTGTCGGAGCCAAGTACGCCGTGGCGATGTCCAGCGCCACCGCGGGGCTGCATCTTGCAGCGCTCGCCGCGGGTGTGGGACCCGGCAAGACGCTCATCACCTCGCCGATCACTTTCGTCGCCAGCGCCAACGCCGGCGTCTATTGCGGCGGCCAGATCGCCTTCGCCGACATCGATCCCGCCACCGTCAACATGTGCCCGGCCTCCCTGCAGGAAGCGGTTTCGAAGCACACGAATGTCCGCGCGGTGATTCCAGTCCACTTCGCCGGACTTCCCTGCGACATGCCGGCGATCAAGAAGGCCGCGGATTCGGGCGGTGCCGTGGTGATCGAGGACGCCGCGCACGCGCTGGGCGCGACCTATCCCGGCGGCAAGCGCGTCGGCTGCTGCTCCCACTCGCTGATGACGGTGTTTTCCTTCCATCCGGTGAAGGCGATCGCGGCGGGCGAGGGCGGCATGATCACCACCAACGATGAGCCGACCTACCGCAAGCTGCTGCGGCTGCGCAGCCACGGCATCAACAAGGCGAACGATCCGCTGCAGCTGCCCGACCAGTCGCTGACCGCGGGCGAGCCGAACCTCTGGTACTACGAGATGCAGGAGCTGGGCTTCCACTACCGCATCACCGACATCCAATGCGCACTTGGTTTGTCGCAGTTCAAGAAGCTCGAGCGCTTCCTGGCCCGGCGCCGCGAGCTGGTCGCGGCTTACGACCGGGATTTCGCGGGGATGAAAACCTGCGCTCCGGCGCAGCGGACGGGCCGCGAACTCAGCGGCCACCATCTCTATGTGCTGCGGGCGGACTTTGCCGCGGCCGGCACCACGCGCCCGCGCGTGATGGCGGCGCTCAAGAGCCGCGGCATCGGCACGCAGGTGCACTACATCCCCGTGCCCGCCCACCCCTTCTATCAGCGGATGGGTTTGAAGCCCGCGGACTATCCCAGGTCGCAGGAGTACTACCGCTCGGCGCTGAGCATTCCGCTTTTCTACGACTTGACCAATGCGCAGCAGAAGCAGGTCGTGGAGGCGGTGAGAGAGCTCCTGCCTTGA